CGCAAAATatgattgattgatttttcatttccttttttttctttttttttttttctttttctttttttatcgcgaATTAATTGCAACATCTTTTCGCGcttaatcatcatcatcatcatcatcatcatcatcatcatcattatcatcatcatcattattattattattattattactattaatattattaatattattattattattattatttattattattattattattattattattatcgttactattattttttctctgcttttcttttcctttttttctatgggggtgggagggggggagagtaatacaattctttttttgtcctcgAGATTGTCCATCGTCGGCCTTTCCTCTTATTTCGTGCCCATTCCCTTTCGACGtcgatgatattttttcttttccttggatattttttttttttttttttttttttttttttacttttttacttttctttttctttttattttgtccttATTCACATACCGAAGTAGTTATCGTTCTAATCCGGCCcccctaaaaaaaaaaatgcacaaaaaaaaaaccacccTCACCTCCCTGtatcttactctctttctctttctcatccctTACtctcattatcatcattatcattatcattatcattatcattctctctctctcattctctcattgtCTTTTTACTCACGAAAGGAACTTGAGACGAGTTTATTAAAGCGTACTCTCGACGCGCGTCacgcatattttttattcacatCGCTAACAAGGTGAAAcacccaaaaaaaaaaaaaaaaaaaaatgaaaaagaaaaaaaaaaggaacaaaaaagaagaagaagagagaaaaaaaaacaactcgTAATCGCTTCTTTGGTATGACGTTGCGAGGAGGGGGCACACACCGCCTGCTTGCCTGAAGCGCAttatttatcatcataatatatatatatatccctttgctttttcttttttcttatttttttttttttcttttctttcctttttttacttcgcTTAGGTCTAACGGTAATCAAGAACGTCACCTCGTGTGTTGTGCATCCGTTCGATTCACAATCTCAAAAATTCATAAGTCtgtttgttgttattatttccaagtttctgtttctctctctttctctctctctctctcactctctcaccctttccctttctctctcattcttaccctctctcactctctctctctctctctctctctctctctctctctctctctctctctctctctctctctttctctgggtATCTGGTATAAAACAAACTGTGCCtagctatttttattttttttctttttccttttttaacaaaaaaaaaaaaaaaaaaaaaaaagaaaatgtaataataataataaaaataacaccgCTTTTCTTTTCGGTAGTATTAGTAGAAATAGTAAGCAATAATTgcggtagtagtaatagtagtagtagtagtagtagtagtagtaataatagtaatggtagtagtagtagtagtaatagtagtagtaagtaaaatagcagtaataatagttatagtaatagtagcaatagtaACAGTGAATAACATAATGCGTAATGGTCACttaacttctttctctctctctttctctctctctctctctctctctctctctcgctctcgctgtatattattattataactttttatattagGTAGACATCACTTcttcatcctttcttttccttcacgtttctcttttctcccctattcttcccccccccctccttcattccttccttctatccccttttatatctttccatTTAATaccttcctttttcattctttcttccttcctttagaTTAAGTTcggtttattattaatcaatcctcaccttttttactctcttctcCCACTCCTTTCATTTCCCACTGCCtctttatcatattaaatctTTAACCGTAATTCAATGAGGTAATAAGGTTGTGTTGTGTTTTCATATTCGTATCCTATTTCATCGGCGAGGTGGTTTCGTTAACCCTGATTGATCGATTAGTCGAGTGCCACCCACATCGCTATTTTTATACGTAGAATAAAATGAgccgagtgagagagaagaagacggGTTGGtgaagagaggaggaggaggaggaagaggatgaggagaaggagagactAAGAGGcgtaagaggaggaggaggaggaggaggaggaaaggaaGGCTAGTCGTTGGCTAGAGCTGGTtggctagctagctagctggttggttggttggttggttggttggttgcttCATTGGGCTCACGCGATGCGCAGAAGAGACGGAATATAACGAATTAACAATgtctattattacaatattaaatattattattattattattattattattattattattattattattattatgatcagaTTGTTATCGCTAATTTTTCACCAAAgcattatatatctttttatctttctttttatctttctttctttcttaagcTTTTGCATTTTCTTCAATCTCTGGCCATTTAAAAACGGCAACGTCCAAAAGGAAACCAAAAGATCCACTATTAACGCTGAcgagattatatttattaatcttatcgtTGTTTCATCAATGTctagagagaaaattatgatgTACGTGAAATCATCGAAATTGATAGAATCAACGGATAttggggagagaaaaaaaaaataaaaaagaaaaaagacaaattcgATATACGAGCACGGAATTATTAGCAGCTTACAagggatttttatttttttttgtttttgtttttttttgttttttttttgtttttttttgtttttttttgttttttttttttgttttttttttttttttttcttttgaaattaaaCCCACCatctaattctctctctctctctctctctttctagtactctcctgtctgtctgtctttctcaatGGTTCACCTCGAAGAAGAATCATCGAatgatcgtttttatcattgaacaAAACAACACGCAAATAGAGAGaggattatataaatttatttatttatatatccttCGTAAAACGTTGatatatcgaagaaagaaagaaaaaaaaaaaaagaaaaaagaataatcataggtaatattttgataataaggagagggtaaaaaaaagaaaaaaaaatcagtacCGAAAACGACAGGGTTAAAAGTAACTCTTATTGGTTCCTGCTGAATGATATTTTTGGTTAATGTTTTTTTCCGTGTatacacatttttttatttaaaaaaaaaagaaaaaaaacgtttttttttgtctttttttggtttatttttggttttttttttgttttttttatttgtttttttttttagttcagttcaatttaatatcatttattttggaaagaaatattcgttATCTTCCGtaatttcttctctctgtACATCGCTATAAGAGCCCGCACtactcccccctctctctctctctctctctctctctctctctctctctctctctctctctctctctctctctctcactctctcaatctcttcATCGCTCTATCTTCCTTCATCGCTACATCTTTTATTacccgtctttctctctcactctctctctctcacactctcttcttctctctcgctctctccttATCTTAATCTCTTCCTTAGTCTTACTATCTCTTTCCTTATAtggatcatcatcatcatctagAAGGGTACGTATCTCCGCGAGAGGGGTTTTTTTTTACGCAGCCTCTCGATGAGAGACGAGTCCCTCACCACcccgacgaaaaaaaaaatggatttttATACGAAGCGTTGCTGTTGGTCGCGGCGACATCGAACAAATtgtttcttgttgttgttgttgttgttgttttttctttgtttttgtttgtttttttttttgttcttttttttttcatcgaggTTACTGATTCTGAGATGACGGTTGTTGTTGtggctgttgttgttgctgttgctgctgtggCGGCGAtggttgctgttgttgctgttgctgttgctgctgttgttgttgactTGACGGCGAGGTAGAGGACGTCGTTTGTTGCTGCTGGGATGACGACGATTGTGATTGCGGTTGAGATGCAACAACAGTTCCTTGTTGAGACGTTGCACTACCGTCTCTTCGGGAACGAGAACCACCTTCTTGGCTGCTACCACGACCAGCGCGTGAGCCTACACCTCCCGCTCCACCGGGTGCACCAGATTGCAACACCATTGAACGAATTCTCCTTTGGGCAgactgtaaataataattgaaatcaaaatgaatattaaataaggAGTCCGATTGCATTGAACGGGATATACAATTGTTATATCgcttaaacgaaaataaaaacaaacaatgTTTCGATTTGATCTTTTggaaaattgaatatttttttctttcacaaaaaaaaaaaagaaaaagaaaaaaaaaaaaaatgatttgacGATTCGATTTAACAGCACATAGATCTTAGCAAAGGATCTAATTCAATGTTATCAATAGTTTTCGTCAGGtcacaataatataatttaatattttttttttcttcttcctctttttgccttttcttaattatgatttttcaCGAATGGAAAAAATGATACATCGTTGAATCTCCAACGTAAGAATCTAAATGCGATccgatttaatataatatctcgTTATATGCAAGGGAGATCATCtctcatatcgtttatatatattgaagaaTGCAATATtgtatcttaaaaaaaaaatatatatatatatcaactaatatataaaaattattttccctattattgaaaaattcctAACTTCGGAATATATTTgacaaagggagaaagagaaagagagagagagagagagagagagagagagagagagagagagagagagagagagagagagagagagagagagagagagagagagcgtgaaTTCTTTAGCTCGTGACGAAAAGTCCCAAATGTTCTTCGAAACTACGCAATAAATTTACCTGAACGGAGAAGAAGGGCCCAATGATATGGACGGTGGTTTCCTCGTCGGCTGAGGGAGGCGTGGCTTGTTGTTCCGATAGCTTGATGACGCTTCCAGTTGCACGTTGAAGCTCCCTAACGTTTTGACCGCCTTTACCGATGATTCGGCCTACCTGAGCGCTTGGTACTAAAATTTCTATCGTCAGTCTAACATCCTCTGTACCAGCAACGAAGCCCTCCTCCCGCATCTTTTCAAAGATCAAGTACTGGGcctaatgaaataaatattatgattgtttttttctcgtccttttttctttttttttttttttaaatcaagaacgtgaaaaacgaattaaaaaaaataatgagatgTTAAAGGGTTAAACGGGACCGAATGAcacagttttttttattattttaattaaaaaggcGTTAATCGGTACGGGAcccttttttataattttttgatcTACCTACTAAATCAAGTCCTATGCTTACGTAAAACGGCATAGGCCCAAATGAGTAggatgtataataataaataataatatataacgggacacaaacacacatataaccatatatatatatatattacacacacgcgcacaacaataattattaaacgtcGTAAAAAACGCAAAcgtgcctttttttttttacagttcttcggaataaagagaaactcgcgagttctttttttttctttctcttaaaaaagactatatataaaatccaagaaaaacgagagagagaaaaatgtagGGGGATTTGAACTCACGATCTTCGTATTACGAGACCGGCGCCGTTTGCGATGAGCCAATGAAGGCTCGTtcatagatttaaaaaaaaaaacgacaaataaaagaaaagaaaagaaaataaaagagtgaGTAAAACATTGAAGGTACAAATTTAaaactattaattatttaattattacaaacaattgtaattgtttaattattattattatttttttttttctttttttaaattcttatttttttttaccttccaTTGTGATTCCGGTGATCCGACAATGGTGACTTTCCTTTCAGTTTGTTGCTCCGCCGGTTTATCTTGTTCGAGCGGTGCAATTTTAACGCTGGCACCGGAAAACCTTATGATATTTCTTATATGAGAACCCTTAGTACCAATAATAGCACCGACACTACTATTAGGAATGTAGAGGAAGGTAGTTTCCTGTGTATCACCAGCGGGTACGCCCTGGGTCGGCAAGCTCCCTTGGTAGGGATATGGGGCGGGACCAGAGCCATAAAGGGCTGTTCCACGCGAGCTATATCCCATGCCAGCGGTGGACATCATAGCCATGGGATGCAAACCGGGGAACATCATGCTTTGAGGCTGCGCGAACAAAATTCGTtacgtaaatatacatatataccaccacatatacatacatataatcagAGACATTGTTATGTTAACAAtcgtaattgattttttatcatttgtataaatatatcgcgtgaatatattttttattatttttatagtatattaattaattttttcatcttcttttttttctcctccttatctctcttttctaatttttctttttttttttttcttccctctttcctcttctttatcCACAaacatatcaaatatttacttaCCGCCATGGCTTGTAAGTCATTCTCATAACTCTGACGTAATTTGCTCGATATCATTGATTCGGCTTTGCTCATATTTTCAATAGTACCCTTAACCGTGATAATGCGCTCGAGATTAAAACTGTTGATGTCGTTTATACTGCTAACTGTTATTTTAGTGTCGGTATCTTGCATGATCCTTTTGATCGTGTTACCACCTTTACCAATGATACGTCCGATAAGATTATTGTGTGCCAAAATCTTTAGAATAATCTCTctgtaaaaagaataaacaaataataacaacaacaataatagcaacaacaacaacaacaacaataataataataataataataataataatgcatttaTAAGAGTTATTAATACGTCAAATCGTGATTTACGTTTTatagatgtaaaaaaaaaaaaattttttaattttaatttttattttaatttttgttaactCACCCCTTGTTCGTATTCATTGCCTCCTGTTGCATAACCTCTAAGATCTTCTTGCATGCGTTTGTACAATTTTCTGGATTACCATAAATCGTTATTGCCTTCTCGACAGAGCCTACATTGTCTTTACGGTGTACGTCGACCCTAGCACGCGTCATCTGAGTGATATGACGTATCGTTGAACCCTGTCGGCCGATTATTGCGCCGACCATGTCCGATTGTACTAAAATACGAAGAGGGAAGTCAGTTTGTCGGCCGGATCCCGGAAGACCGGAAAATGCAACGCCGCCGCGTTGGCTGCGGCCTCTTCGTCGGCTTTCAGCCGAAGACATTTCCACCTTTAACGAGTTACCCTCGTATTCATAGCCATTAAATTGATTCACAGCCCTGTAAAGtacaaaacgaaaacaaatattacgatattttattgTCCATCTCCACCCCCATCATCTCCAAAATCCTTCCATTAGAtgagaggaaaggaagaaaacaaaaacaaaaacaagacaaaacaaaaataattttctcgtaTTTGTACGTACAAAGGTAAAGGTAGGGGTGGGCTGGGGTGGGGGGGACAGGCATTATTTTATCAGAATAATTGCGGGGGGTTTGGTTGGATAAAATTTTGAAGACTGGTTGTTGCTTCGACGCGTctaaaggataaaataaagagagagagagagagagagagagagagagagagaaaaattggaaaatgaCGTAGGTATTTTACTTGTCATAGTTTTCGAGTTatcaaacaattttttcttcttttctttttttttttttttttttttttttttttcttatcgcaaATCTATTCCTTCGACGGAACGGACAAATGAAGTGAACTaattacgaagaaaattttctaattaagaACGTTATCGAAACATTGTTGTTCGTTGCGTTGtaacgtagaaaaaaagaaaaaaaagaaagaaagaaagaagaatagaaaatttaatggaaaatttatttttatattttttcgatgcGTACAAGCACCCATTCATATTAAAACATTCCTCTCCTCTACCTCCCCAACCACCCATCGccgttatcaattttttttaattatataaatttataaaatataaataaaacgtaaaataaataaaaacaaaaaaataaaataaccccctaaatttatataaaacggtatgtaattttatttaaagtttagtgttgcttttttttttcttttttttttttttttttttttttttttttttttttttttttttttttttttaaatttgtcttcgctttctttcttataatataattaattcatctACATATCAAGATTGtaaaatgatcgatcgtaaaaaaagaaaaaaatacaaatggacgattaaattttctgtttttttttttttttttatgtttctttaacATACAATTTACAAAACTTCGATTAAGCTTTTgaattaaggaaaaaataaataaaatcacgaATCGCAAAGGGGATGTGGGGGGGAAAGGGTGAAGAAGAGGGTTTATAACGTCATAGCAGttctaaagaaatttaatgtaacgcaaaatacaaatataaaatttctaatgatATACTCACTGCTGTGCCTGTTCTAGCGTCTCATAGCTGACGAGGTAGGACAATGTATTGGGATCGCGTGAGGATACCTTTTCTACGTTTTGGACCTGTCCGAAATTCAATAGAAGCAGTTCCAATTCGTCCAATTTAACGTTCGCTGGGATGTTGCTTACAATGACTTTAGCACCGGCACCGCtactgtaataaaaaagaaagaaaaacaaaaaaaaattaatcaaataatccACCATCTTGAATGTCATTCggatataaacatacatatatatatatatatatatatatatatatttatgataataaaaatagaacaaaGACGTTATCAGTTATTTTTCCAAATAATATTGCAACACGATGACGATAGTGATATATCTTGGATACGAGAAAATATATCTCGTaaagtataaaattatcgatagtataaaattattacgcaTGCGCGCGTCGTACCGCAAAAATGGGAGCCGCGATTTTCAAACATTaaaagtacgtatatatatatatcaatgatattttcgataaatccaTTTGTATAAATACAAATCAAATAAAACCAAAAGGAGTCTTCCCTTCccaccctctccctccctcactctctatcaatctctttctctttcttttatctcgttAAGTTAATGTAttgcatgtatgtacatatattcgaaagaaagatcgtTTAAAATTCACAAAAGAGGGCGAACGATTGCTAAGAGAAGTGGTCTCTAGTCAAAACGAAACGttaagagggaaaaaaaaaagaaagaaagaaagaaagaaagaaagaaagagagtgagggagagagagagagagaaagaaagagggaaaagaagatgaagaaaaaaaaaaaagaaagagtaagagggaGCAAAAGGCGCGTCATTACGGCGCCTAGAAAGAGTaacagaagagagaagagagaaagaaagaaagaaaaagagagagggagagaaagagagagaaaactctACGCAtctgtctttatctctctctctctctctctctctctctctcactctctctctgtgcACAGCGATATCACGCATGTTGAGGGAATCACGTGCAcgatgagagagaaacgaaagaagacaTCGTAGCGGTGGTCTCTCTTTGTGCGATATGAATGAACCAAACTGCAGAAGTAAGAAggaaacagaaacagaaagagaaagagagagagagagagagagagagaaaaagagagcgtGTGTGGGTGTATATTCCtctgtatgagagagagagagagagagagagagagagagagagagagagagagaaagagaaagtatgtgtgcgtgtttttctgtgtatgagagagagagagagagagaacgtcaagcggaaagaacaaaaaggagGGTGAAACGGCCGAGAGACTCTCACTTTCGTAGCTATCGATTTTTCAACGCGCCGACCCACTCAGCGCGCCGCGAGGAGGGCTTTTGGCTAACCTTGAAGGAAACGCGCCGACGTTGTTGCCTCGGATCAATCCTGACTCTCCTCACTCCCTCTTTTATACTCtcgtcatctctctctctctctctctctctctctctctctcactcactcattctccctccctctctgtctttctctttctatcatgctctcgctttctctttttctttcttactcccTCAccactctcactctccctctctctatctagactttctctttctccgtgatgctctctctctctctctctctctctttttttgcactgttatttttttctcttttctccccctattcttttctttttttttttcttcttattcttcttctttaaaacatatatctttcttttcttccaatgtatttttcaaagtatttttatttttaatgatctctaaccatcttctctctctctctctctctctctctctctcactctcaatcTCTccattttacatataattataatattaataatttcatcgatCGCGACGCgtaatcgtttatttaaataatatattcctcATGATAATGATATATCGTATTAATGGCTATATCGCAATTTATCctttaaaacattaatatatcttgaataacattaatatatgcTGATTTCTTtgtcttatcgttaatatatctCTTTAGTATATCTTGATTTAGAacggatttattattatttatagatttattcatataaataaataatatctcctactgtatttatttatttatttattgattttttttttctttttttttttcttttttttttttttttttttttttagagctATCACTTACGTAagaatatcgtttttattattttccttcttctcgaAGGTTGGAACTCTCACGCGAAACTAATGTGAATAGAGAAAATGCGAAGCGTAAaacaagagagatagaaagagtgaaggtgagagagagggagagagagagagaggaagtgttggagggagggaaagaagtTAGATAGTCCCACCACTCGATGATAGAAGAACCATTGAGAAGAGTATACCCAAAATCCGCAGAGTTCGCTAAACGTCGCCTCGAGGTGCATTCGTCCGAGGTAGACAGAtagaatagatagatatagagaaagagaaagagta
This DNA window, taken from Vespa crabro chromosome 24, iyVesCrab1.2, whole genome shotgun sequence, encodes the following:
- the LOC124432268 gene encoding insulin-like growth factor 2 mRNA-binding protein 1 isoform X9 produces the protein MLKVQMYNNNFISKSCHPCGYTFLGSSLVVEPSVASGAKKRGAGAKVIVSNIPANVKLDELELLLLNFGQVQNVEKVSSRDPNTLSYLVSYETLEQAQQAVNQFNGYEYEGNSLKVEMSSAESRRRGRSQRGGVAFSGLPGSGRQTDFPLRILVQSDMVGAIIGRQGSTIRHITQMTRARVDVHRKDNVGSVEKAITIYGNPENCTNACKKILEVMQQEAMNTNKGEIILKILAHNNLIGRIIGKGGNTIKRIMQDTDTKITVSSINDINSFNLERIITVKGTIENMSKAESMISSKLRQSYENDLQAMAPQSMMFPGLHPMAMMSTAGMGYSSRGTALYGSGPAPYPYQGSLPTQGVPAGDTQETTFLYIPNSSVGAIIGTKGSHIRNIIRFSGASVKIAPLEQDKPAEQQTERKVTIVGSPESQWKAQYLIFEKMREEGFVAGTEDVRLTIEILVPSAQVGRIIGKGGQNVRELQRATGSVIKLSEQQATPPSADEETTVHIIGPFFSVQSAQRRIRSMVLQSGAPGGAGGVGSRAGRGSSQEGGSRSRRDGSATSQQGTVVASQPQSQSSSSQQQQTTSSTSPSSQQQQQQQQQQQQQPSPPQQQQQQQQPQQQPSSQNQ
- the LOC124432268 gene encoding insulin-like growth factor 2 mRNA-binding protein 1 isoform X8, yielding MLKVQMYNNNFISKSCHPCGYTFLGSSLVVEPSVASGAKKRSGAGAKVIVSNIPANVKLDELELLLLNFGQVQNVEKVSSRDPNTLSYLVSYETLEQAQQAVNQFNGYEYEGNSLKVEMSSAESRRRGRSQRGGVAFSGLPGSGRQTDFPLRILVQSDMVGAIIGRQGSTIRHITQMTRARVDVHRKDNVGSVEKAITIYGNPENCTNACKKILEVMQQEAMNTNKGEIILKILAHNNLIGRIIGKGGNTIKRIMQDTDTKITVSSINDINSFNLERIITVKGTIENMSKAESMISSKLRQSYENDLQAMAPQSMMFPGLHPMAMMSTAGMGYSSRGTALYGSGPAPYPYQGSLPTQGVPAGDTQETTFLYIPNSSVGAIIGTKGSHIRNIIRFSGASVKIAPLEQDKPAEQQTERKVTIVGSPESQWKAQYLIFEKMREEGFVAGTEDVRLTIEILVPSAQVGRIIGKGGQNVRELQRATGSVIKLSEQQATPPSADEETTVHIIGPFFSVQSAQRRIRSMVLQSGAPGGAGGVGSRAGRGSSQEGGSRSRRDGSATSQQGTVVASQPQSQSSSSQQQQTTSSTSPSSQQQQQQQQQQQQQPSPPQQQQQQQQPQQQPSSQNQ
- the LOC124432268 gene encoding insulin-like growth factor 2 mRNA-binding protein 1 isoform X5, with protein sequence MLKVQMYNNNFISKSCHPCGYTFLGSSLVVEPSVASGAKKRGSVIAALPESSLDQIGNGWRFGENSDILQKEMERLDIEEKNGDGQSSGAGAKVIVSNIPANVKLDELELLLLNFGQVQNVEKVSSRDPNTLSYLVSYETLEQAQQAVNQFNGYEYEGNSLKVEMSSAESRRRGRSQRGGVAFSGLPGSGRQTDFPLRILVQSDMVGAIIGRQGSTIRHITQMTRARVDVHRKDNVGSVEKAITIYGNPENCTNACKKILEVMQQEAMNTNKGEIILKILAHNNLIGRIIGKGGNTIKRIMQDTDTKITVSSINDINSFNLERIITVKGTIENMSKAESMISSKLRQSYENDLQAMAPQSMMFPGLHPMAMMSTAGMGYSSRGTALYGSGPAPYPYQGSLPTQGVPAGDTQETTFLYIPNSSVGAIIGTKGSHIRNIIRFSGASVKIAPLEQDKPAEQQTERKVTIVGSPESQWKAQYLIFEKMREEGFVAGTEDVRLTIEILVPSAQVGRIIGKGGQNVRELQRATGSVIKLSEQQATPPSADEETTVHIIGPFFSVQSAQRRIRSMVLQSGAPGGAGGVGSRAGRGSSQEGGSRSRRDGSATSQQGTVVASQPQSQSSSSQQQQTTSSTSPSSQQQQQQQQQQQQQPSPPQQQQQQQQPQQQPSSQNQ
- the LOC124432268 gene encoding insulin-like growth factor 2 mRNA-binding protein 2 isoform X6; translation: MSKLYVGNLSSECNENALRQLFQDHNLSCTTILVKRGGYAFVDCADQSTADRAIDKLNGYTFLGSSLVVEPSVASGAKKRSGAGAKVIVSNIPANVKLDELELLLLNFGQVQNVEKVSSRDPNTLSYLVSYETLEQAQQAVNQFNGYEYEGNSLKVEMSSAESRRRGRSQRGGVAFSGLPGSGRQTDFPLRILVQSDMVGAIIGRQGSTIRHITQMTRARVDVHRKDNVGSVEKAITIYGNPENCTNACKKILEVMQQEAMNTNKGEIILKILAHNNLIGRIIGKGGNTIKRIMQDTDTKITVSSINDINSFNLERIITVKGTIENMSKAESMISSKLRQSYENDLQAMAPQSMMFPGLHPMAMMSTAGMGYSSRGTALYGSGPAPYPYQGSLPTQGVPAGDTQETTFLYIPNSSVGAIIGTKGSHIRNIIRFSGASVKIAPLEQDKPAEQQTERKVTIVGSPESQWKAQYLIFEKMREEGFVAGTEDVRLTIEILVPSAQVGRIIGKGGQNVRELQRATGSVIKLSEQQATPPSADEETTVHIIGPFFSVQSAQRRIRSMVLQSGAPGGAGGVGSRAGRGSSQEGGSRSRRDGSATSQQGTVVASQPQSQSSSSQQQQTTSSTSPSSQQQQQQQQQQQQQPSPPQQQQQQQQPQQQPSSQNQ